The Ciona intestinalis unplaced genomic scaffold, KH HT000141.2, whole genome shotgun sequence genome includes a window with the following:
- the LOC100185060 gene encoding transient receptor potential cation channel subfamily A member 1 isoform X2, whose translation MNFSRHMRNRSSYEYDHNNGDLLVHDNEAYEGSDNFPSLGANGGFPQGITQAHLAGKKWSHLARNKRFLARSASVRAGTPAASPHNGLDMENIAFWPNATDQEHLNHNLISYFTQLARSNNDNDEVDFDYIEDLLEKGASINCKDKHGQGILHEAARAWHTDIALFLLEKGANIDETDVFGRTPLHVASATDYAEMVELLVDKGANIEQRTFDEKQTPLHYAARNDADESLRSLIKLGADIEAKDYKLRTPLFVAAELDRSETARYLIDINADATVVDDSGQLCMTHMVTKMGPVAKQALDQFHRKDRANRKQYFYLNLLETGRKNRKISKKNQTDTPRQTTLAKTPLEVIVSFRQLELIQHPVIMRMIDIKWNKFGRRGAFQALFLNLLYILVWTILGVAVPWYNRYHYNLPDDWWLILFWVIGVLFTAYYIAYEVREIILSRRRFKKWKDWREKQIKRDMKFCHPKWPEEHKYLESETKYLDDLLPSYFSDFWNYFDWIVYFFQLIVLLLHIIDVSLTSTSRVDPCCSVTNFTVCIPTPCYMEARVNNLSLSAWFNRFFVVTILLLWLRLMKDTRAFRLFGPFIVMLGKIGWDLLRFLYLYLEFYIPYACGFWMVFGNLQTISSMSTVDQMLFSLFRITLVDEYQFNEMQTFDIVMAYIMVGTFLGVSAILCINLFIALLSDTFQRVYDNANANAVMQQAALLLTIEENLSNRARKKFIKYIDDKCSPEEQFYDDDLTVAQDDDLKKVTIKIKEQMDELLEHIHDNEKERNFEPLSARQPDNDDNGKEKSTKRRNVLEDFSSARSGKAAISGPKKNMKDVLGMVMASDEGGGSSGRKLGEMSSKLQQLQMTQRDQQQSMRSLVDDVREIKQLLQSIAPGNLNEFGSQTSGRVGDGGGGIKQKSSLLHQVVSAVSGQGANMQSLSHTVESELISLPGSVPATSSDSHSGVRTTKVQIDPSQNKPTLGPGGKDETNV comes from the exons atgaATTTTTCGCGTCATATGAGAAACAGATCTTCATATGAATATG ATCACAACAATGGCGACCTCCTTGTTCACGATAATGAGGCGTATGAGGGGAGCGACAATTTTCCTTCTCTTGGT GCAAATGGTGGTTTTCCCCAGGGAATTACCCAAGCTCACTTAGCTGGGAAGAAGTGGTCTCATCTGGCGCGAAACAAAAGGTTTTtag CCCGTTCTGCATCAGTAAGAGCTGGCACACCAGCAGCAAGCCCACACAATGGACTGGATATGGAGAACATTGCTTTTTGGCCAAATG CCACGGACCAAGAACATTTGAACCACAATCTCATTTCATACTTTACGCAACTTGCAAGAAGCAACAATGACAATGATGAG GTGGATTTTGATTATATTGAAGATCTTCTTGAAAAAGGGGCTTCTATTAATTGTAAAGACAAACATGGGCAAGGAATCTTACATGAG GCAGCAAGAGCTTGGCACACGGACATTGCATTGTTCTTGTTGGAGAAAGGAGCAAACATTGATGAAACTGATGT GTTCGGCCGAACCCCACTCCATGTTGCATCTGCCACAGATTACGCTGAGATGGTTGAACTACTTGTGGATAAAGGGG cAAACATAGAGCAACGAACGTTCGATGAAAAGCAAACCCCGTTACATTACGCTGCAAGGAACGATGCTGACGAATCTCTTCGTTCTCTCATTAAACTTGGTGCCGATATCGAAGCCAAGGATTATAAACTTAGAACTCCACTGTTTGTGGCTGCGGAACTAG ATCGAAGCGAGACTGCAAGATATTTAATTGACATAAACGCTGATGCAACTGTGGTAGACGACTCTGGTCAACTCTGTATGACGCACATGGTTACTAAGATGGGACCCGTG GCAAAACAAGCACTCGATCAATTCCACAGGAAAGACAGAGCGAACaggaaacaatatttttatcttaatttaCTCGAAACTGGAAGGAAAAATCGTAAAATTTCGAAAAAGAATCAAACAG ATACACCTCGACAAACAACATTGGCCAAGACACCA ttagAGGTGATTGTTAGCTTCCGACAATTAGAGCTGATTCAACACCCTGTTATAATGAGGATGATTGATATCAAATGGAATAAATTTGGAAG ACGAGGGGCTTTCCAAGCTTTGTTCCTTAACCTTCTATACATACTTGTGTGGACAATACTTGGTGTGGCCGTGCCGTGGTACAACAGATACCATTACAACTTGCCTGAT GATTGGTGGTTGATATTATTCTGGGTGATTGGTGTTTTATTCACTGCGTATTACATTGCGTACGAAGTGAGAGAAATCATTTTATCGAGAAGAAGGTTCAAGAAGTGGAAGGATTGGagagaaaaacaaattaaacgcGACATGAAGTTTTGTCATCCCAAGTGGCCGGAG GAACACAAATATCTTGAAagtgaaacaaaatatctCGATGATCTTCTGCCTTCGTATTTTTCCGATTTCTGGAATTATTTTGATTGGATCGTTTATTTCTTCCAACTTATTGTTCTG CTTCTCCACATAATCGATGTTTCGTTGACCTCGACCTCCCGTGTTGATCCATGTTGTTCCGTCACCAACTTCACCGTATGCATTCCAACCCCATGTTACATGGAGGCCAGGGTTAACAACTTAAGTCTCAGCGCTTGGTTCAACAGATTCTTCGTTGTCACCATACTGTTGTTATGGTTACGACTTATGAAGGACACAAGAGCTTTCAG GTTGTTTGGTCCATTCATTGTAATGCTTGGAAAGATAGGTTGGGATTTATTGAGGTTTTTGTATTTGTACCTGGAGTTCTACATTCCATATGCTTGTGGCTTCTGGATGGTGTTTG GCAACCTACAAACAATATCATCGATGTCAACGGTCGATCAGATGCTTTTTTCTTTGTTCCGAATCACTTTGGTTGATGAATATCAATTCAATGAGATGCAAACATTTGATATCGTGATGGCTTACATCATGGTTGGGACATTCCTTGGGGTGTCGGCAATCTTATGCATCAATCTATTCATTGCTTTGCTGTCCGATACTTTCCAAAG AGTTTACGACAATGCGAATGCTAACGCTGTGATGCAACAAGCGGCATTGTTACTTACAATTGAAGAGAATCTTTCTAACAGAGCAAggaaaaagtttataaa ATACATCGATGACAAATGTAGTCCCGAGGAACAGTTTTACGACGATGATCTCACTGTAGCACAAGATGATGATCTTAAAAAAGTGACGATCAAGATCAAAGAACAAATGGATGAATTGTTGGAACATATTCATGATAACGAGAAGGAAAGAAAT TTTGAACCCCTATCGGCACGTCAACCAGATAATGATGACAATGGAAAGGAGAAAAGCACAAAACGAAGAAATGTTTTG GAAGATTTTTCATCAGCAAGGAGTGGTAAAGCAGCAATTTCCGGTCCCAAGAAAAACATGAAAGATGTTTTAGGAATGGTCATGGCTTCGG ATGAAGGAGGGGGTTCTTCGGGCAGAAAACTCGGTGAAATGTCATCAAAGCTGCAACAATTGCAG ATGACGCAACGAGACCAACAACAATCGATGAGGTCATTAGTTGATGATGTCagagaaataaaacaattattgcAATCCATCGCCCCTGGCAACTTGAATGAGTTCGGATCACAAACATCAGGTCGTGTAGG CGATGGTGGTGgtggaataaaacaaaagtcaaGTCTTCTTCACCAAGTTGTGTCAGCTGTCAGTGGTCAAGGTGCTAACAT gCAATCTCTTAGTCACACTGTGGAGTCCGAGCTCATTTCACTTCCTGGTTCAGTTCCCGCTACTTCCAGTGATTCCCACAGTGGAGTAAGAACGACCAAAGTACAAATCGATCCTTCACAAAATAAACCAACCCTCGGACCTGGGGGGAAAGACGAGACAAATGTTTAA
- the LOC100185060 gene encoding transient receptor potential cation channel subfamily A member 1 isoform X8 translates to MNFSRHMRNRSSYEYDHNNGDLLVHDNEAYEGSDNFPSLGANGGFPQGITQAHLAGKKWSHLARNKRFLARSASVRAGTPAASPHNGLDMENIAFWPNATDQEHLNHNLISYFTQLARSNNDNDEVDFDYIEDLLEKGASINCKDKHGQGILHEAARAWHTDIALFLLEKGANIDETDVFGRTPLHVASATDYAEMVELLVDKGANIEQRTFDEKQTPLHYAARNDADESLRSLIKLGADIEAKDYKLRTPLFVAAELDRSETARYLIDINADATVVDDSGQLCMTHMVTKMGPVAKQALDQFHRKDRANRKQYFYLNLLETGRKNRKISKKNQTDTPRQTTLAKTPLEVIVSFRQLELIQHPVIMRMIDIKWNKFGRRGAFQALFLNLLYILVWTILGVAVPWYNRYHYNLPDDWWLILFWVIGVLFTAYYIAYEVREIILSRRRFKKWKDWREKQIKRDMKFCHPKWPEEHKYLESETKYLDDLLPSYFSDFWNYFDWIVYFFQLIVLLLHIIDVSLTSTSRVDPCCSVTNFTVCIPTPCYMEARVNNLSLSAWFNRFFVVTILLLWLRLMKDTRAFRLFGPFIVMLGKIGWDLLRFLYLYLEFYIPYACGFWMVFGNLQTISSMSTVDQMLFSLFRITLVDEYQFNEMQTFDIVMAYIMVGTFLGVSAILCINLFIALLSDTFQRVYDNANANAVMQQAALLLTIEENLSNRARKKFIKYIDDKCSPEEQFYDDDLTVAQDDDLKKVTIKIKEQMDELLEHIHDNEKERNEDFSSARSGKAAISGPKKNMKDVLGMVMASDEGGGSSGRKLGEMSSKLQQLQMTQRDQQQSMRSLVDDVREIKQLLQSIAPGNLNEFGSQTSGRVGSDGGGGIKQKSSLLHQVVSAVSGQGANMQSLSHTVESELISLPGSVPATSSDSHSGVRTTKVQIDPSQNKPTLGPGGKDETNV, encoded by the exons atgaATTTTTCGCGTCATATGAGAAACAGATCTTCATATGAATATG ATCACAACAATGGCGACCTCCTTGTTCACGATAATGAGGCGTATGAGGGGAGCGACAATTTTCCTTCTCTTGGT GCAAATGGTGGTTTTCCCCAGGGAATTACCCAAGCTCACTTAGCTGGGAAGAAGTGGTCTCATCTGGCGCGAAACAAAAGGTTTTtag CCCGTTCTGCATCAGTAAGAGCTGGCACACCAGCAGCAAGCCCACACAATGGACTGGATATGGAGAACATTGCTTTTTGGCCAAATG CCACGGACCAAGAACATTTGAACCACAATCTCATTTCATACTTTACGCAACTTGCAAGAAGCAACAATGACAATGATGAG GTGGATTTTGATTATATTGAAGATCTTCTTGAAAAAGGGGCTTCTATTAATTGTAAAGACAAACATGGGCAAGGAATCTTACATGAG GCAGCAAGAGCTTGGCACACGGACATTGCATTGTTCTTGTTGGAGAAAGGAGCAAACATTGATGAAACTGATGT GTTCGGCCGAACCCCACTCCATGTTGCATCTGCCACAGATTACGCTGAGATGGTTGAACTACTTGTGGATAAAGGGG cAAACATAGAGCAACGAACGTTCGATGAAAAGCAAACCCCGTTACATTACGCTGCAAGGAACGATGCTGACGAATCTCTTCGTTCTCTCATTAAACTTGGTGCCGATATCGAAGCCAAGGATTATAAACTTAGAACTCCACTGTTTGTGGCTGCGGAACTAG ATCGAAGCGAGACTGCAAGATATTTAATTGACATAAACGCTGATGCAACTGTGGTAGACGACTCTGGTCAACTCTGTATGACGCACATGGTTACTAAGATGGGACCCGTG GCAAAACAAGCACTCGATCAATTCCACAGGAAAGACAGAGCGAACaggaaacaatatttttatcttaatttaCTCGAAACTGGAAGGAAAAATCGTAAAATTTCGAAAAAGAATCAAACAG ATACACCTCGACAAACAACATTGGCCAAGACACCA ttagAGGTGATTGTTAGCTTCCGACAATTAGAGCTGATTCAACACCCTGTTATAATGAGGATGATTGATATCAAATGGAATAAATTTGGAAG ACGAGGGGCTTTCCAAGCTTTGTTCCTTAACCTTCTATACATACTTGTGTGGACAATACTTGGTGTGGCCGTGCCGTGGTACAACAGATACCATTACAACTTGCCTGAT GATTGGTGGTTGATATTATTCTGGGTGATTGGTGTTTTATTCACTGCGTATTACATTGCGTACGAAGTGAGAGAAATCATTTTATCGAGAAGAAGGTTCAAGAAGTGGAAGGATTGGagagaaaaacaaattaaacgcGACATGAAGTTTTGTCATCCCAAGTGGCCGGAG GAACACAAATATCTTGAAagtgaaacaaaatatctCGATGATCTTCTGCCTTCGTATTTTTCCGATTTCTGGAATTATTTTGATTGGATCGTTTATTTCTTCCAACTTATTGTTCTG CTTCTCCACATAATCGATGTTTCGTTGACCTCGACCTCCCGTGTTGATCCATGTTGTTCCGTCACCAACTTCACCGTATGCATTCCAACCCCATGTTACATGGAGGCCAGGGTTAACAACTTAAGTCTCAGCGCTTGGTTCAACAGATTCTTCGTTGTCACCATACTGTTGTTATGGTTACGACTTATGAAGGACACAAGAGCTTTCAG GTTGTTTGGTCCATTCATTGTAATGCTTGGAAAGATAGGTTGGGATTTATTGAGGTTTTTGTATTTGTACCTGGAGTTCTACATTCCATATGCTTGTGGCTTCTGGATGGTGTTTG GCAACCTACAAACAATATCATCGATGTCAACGGTCGATCAGATGCTTTTTTCTTTGTTCCGAATCACTTTGGTTGATGAATATCAATTCAATGAGATGCAAACATTTGATATCGTGATGGCTTACATCATGGTTGGGACATTCCTTGGGGTGTCGGCAATCTTATGCATCAATCTATTCATTGCTTTGCTGTCCGATACTTTCCAAAG AGTTTACGACAATGCGAATGCTAACGCTGTGATGCAACAAGCGGCATTGTTACTTACAATTGAAGAGAATCTTTCTAACAGAGCAAggaaaaagtttataaa ATACATCGATGACAAATGTAGTCCCGAGGAACAGTTTTACGACGATGATCTCACTGTAGCACAAGATGATGATCTTAAAAAAGTGACGATCAAGATCAAAGAACAAATGGATGAATTGTTGGAACATATTCATGATAACGAGAAGGAAAGAAAT GAAGATTTTTCATCAGCAAGGAGTGGTAAAGCAGCAATTTCCGGTCCCAAGAAAAACATGAAAGATGTTTTAGGAATGGTCATGGCTTCGG ATGAAGGAGGGGGTTCTTCGGGCAGAAAACTCGGTGAAATGTCATCAAAGCTGCAACAATTGCAG ATGACGCAACGAGACCAACAACAATCGATGAGGTCATTAGTTGATGATGTCagagaaataaaacaattattgcAATCCATCGCCCCTGGCAACTTGAATGAGTTCGGATCACAAACATCAGGTCGTGTAGG CAGCGATGGTGGTGgtggaataaaacaaaagtcaaGTCTTCTTCACCAAGTTGTGTCAGCTGTCAGTGGTCAAGGTGCTAACAT gCAATCTCTTAGTCACACTGTGGAGTCCGAGCTCATTTCACTTCCTGGTTCAGTTCCCGCTACTTCCAGTGATTCCCACAGTGGAGTAAGAACGACCAAAGTACAAATCGATCCTTCACAAAATAAACCAACCCTCGGACCTGGGGGGAAAGACGAGACAAATGTTTAA